GCGTGGGATGCCGGCCGGGTGGTGCAGACGGTACGTGGGCAGGCGTTCGCCGTGCCCGACGTCGACACCCTGATGGCCACGCTGGGCGAACTGGTCGAACCGGGCGACCACGTGGTCTTCATGTCCAACGGCGGCTTCGACGGCGCGCCGCGGCGTTTCGTCGCGCTGCTGCAGGCACGCAGGGCGTCGCCGATCGGGTGACGCCAACCCACGACGGATACGCCGCGCTGCACGAGCAGCGTGAGCGTGCCGGGCATGGTGCCGGCGCTCGCTCCGGCTTTGAGCCGCAGGCGATCCCGCCTAGGATGCAGTCATGACCCCGTCCGACGGCATCGCGCCACTGCCGCTGTTTCCACTGACGAGCGTGCTGCTGCCCGGCGCGGCCACCGCGCTGCGCATCTTCGAGCCACGTTATCTCGATCTGGTCCGCGACTGCGGCAGGAACGGCAGCGGATTCGGCGTCTGCCTGATCCTGGAGGGCAGCGAAACCGGTGCGCCGGCGCTGCCCGCGGCGGTGGGCACGCTGGCTGTGATCGAGGATTTCGACCGCGGTGCCGACGGCTTGCTGGTTCTGCGCGTGCGTGGCGAGCGCCGCTTCCGCGTGCGTCACACCCGCGTGCGCGACAACGGGCTGGTGGTCGCCGACGTGACCTGGCTGGCCGACGACGAGACCGTGCGTCCGCGGCCGGAGCACATGCTGCTGGCGGAACTGCTGCGGCGCATGCTCGAACATGCGGTTGGTGACAGCGTCGTGCGCATCCCCGAACACCGCTTCGAGGATGCCGCCTGGGTCGGCTGGCGGTTGGCCGAGCTGCTGCCGCTGGCGGAGCCCGAGCGCCAGGCGTTGCTGCAGGAAGACGATATCCACGCGCGCCTGCAGCAGTTGCTCGAACACGTGGCCTGAGCGCGCCGCGCCGCGTTCACTGCGTGGTGGGCGTGGCGTCCACTGCACCGCGGGTGCGCACGCGCAGCACCGCCACCCCGGATTGCGGATGCACGGCTTCGGCCGTGTCCAACCCGGCGACGTCGGCGCGCAACGCCAGCCAGGCATCGTGGGCGTCGGTCTGCGGCTGCCACAGCCCGAACAGGCCGAACAGCGGCCGGGTGTAGTCCAGCGTCTGCACCGTGCCTACCCACAGCGGCTCGCCGCCTTCGAGCAGCGCCGGCGCGTGCCACAGGCGCAGGACCTGTTCGCGGCCGGCGTCCACCGGGCGACGCATCAGCAGCACTTCCGCCTCGGTATCGAGGGCGGCGGGCAACACCGGTTGTCGCGCGGCCGGGGTGTCGTCGTCGAGCAGGCCGAGCACGGCCACCCAGTCCGCCTGCGCCTGCGGCACCCAGCCATGCTGCTCGAGGTGCCCGCGCAGTGGTGCGAGCGGGCCGGCCACCTGCACATCGAGTGGCCAGCGCAGGTCGGCGCTGCGTTCATTGCGGCGCGACGGCAGCGCCTTCCAGCCGGTATTCCACCATTCCGCCTCGGTGATGACCTGGCCGGGCGGCGGCGGTACGAAGTCGCCGAGCAACCGGTCGACCGCACGCGGCGCATGCCAGGCCGCGGCCAGCGCGAAGGTGATGTAGAACAGCAGCGCCAGTGGCCGCATCCAGAACGAGCGCGCCACGTGGCGCCGGTAGGCCAGGCCCAGCACCAGCAGCCAGACCACGCCCAGCAGCACCCCGCCCACCACGTCGCTGAGCCAGTGCGCACCGAGGTAGATGCGTGCGAACCCCAGCAACGACACGGTCACGCCGGTCACCAAGTACGGCCAGACACGGTTGCGGCCCGGCAGTTCGCGGGCGATCAGCACGGCGAAGAAGCCGAAGGTGATGGTGGTCATCGTCACCGTCATCGACGGGAAGCCGAACCCGCTGTGCGCGGTGGGCGGGCGCGGCACGTCGATCACCGCTTCCAGCCCCGCGGTCAGCACCAGCCCGAACGCGAGCGCGGCCAGCCAGTGTGCCGCCGCGAGGAAGCGCCGCCGCCAGACCAGCCACAGCAGCGCCAGCCCCGCGGCGGGCACCAGCACCACCGCATCGCCGATGGAGGCGAAGCCGGCCATCAGCCGGTCGGCCAGCGGATTGCGCAGCGCAATCATCGTTTCGTAGACGCTGAGGTCGATCATCAGCGGCTCGCCGCGCATCAGCACCGTGGTCAGCAGCGCGAACCATGCCCAGGCGATCGCCAGCAGGCAGACCGCCAGGATCGCCAGCGATGCGGACTCCGGCCGGCGCGGATCGATCAGTGCGCCGGCGTAGCGGCCGAGGATCGGATGCGCGCGCGACCATGCCAGCGCCCGTGCCAGCAGCTTGTTGGCATGGGTGTCGAACCAGCGGTATGTGTAGACGACCAGCGCCCACGCCAGCGCCAGCACGACCGCGAGCGCGCCCAGCACGATCGCGAGGCGGTCGGCGACCGCGGCCACCGCGTCGTAGGAGGCACCGAAGATCCAGCCCGGGGCGAGGAACAGTGCCGCCCAGGAAATCGCCGCCAGCAGGCTGACCGGCAGGTAGCGGCGCAACGGCATTTTCGCGATGCCCGCGATGGCCGGCACGAACGGGCGGATCGCGCCGACATAACGCGCGATCACGATGCTCTTCAGCGCGTTGCGGCGGAACAGCACCTCGCCGCGGTCCAGCAGCTGCGGATAGCGCTGGAACGGCCATACCTGGCGCAGGCTGCCGCCCCAGCGCCGGCCGATCCAGTAGCTGATGCCATCGCCGGCGAATGCGCCCAATGCAGCGCAGGCCACCGCGTAGGGGCCGGAGATCTCGCCCAGGCCGATCAGTACGCCGATCGCGAACAGCAGCGGCAGTGCCGGCACCACCGCGCCGAGGATGATCACGGAGTCGGCGAATGCGATCAGGAAGATCACGAGGCCCGCGGCCAGCGGATGTTCGCCGATCCAGCCGACGGTGTTCTCGAAGAGTTCGGACAGCATCGCCGCATTATGACAGCGGCGTCGCCGGCACCTGCGACAACGGTCGCCCAGCAGCCAGCGTGCCGTCAGCCCCGGGTGCCCGCGTACACTGCACGGATGACCCGTTCAGACGCCATCGAACTCCGCGCGCTCAAGGCCGACAGCTTCGGTCGCATCTCGTTGATGGGCACGCCGGATGGGCATCGCTTCGTGCGTCGCGACCTTGCCCACGTGCCGCTATGGCTGCGCCTGCCGGCGTGGTGGCTGGCGCGGCGCGAGGCGCGCGCGCTGCAGGCGATCACCGGCATGCCGGATACGCCTGCACTGCTGGACTGGACCGGGCGCCGGCTCGACCGCAGCTTCATGGCCGGCGATGCGATGTACCAGCGCCCGCCGCGCGGTGACGTCGCCTATTTCCACCAGGCGCGCCGGTTGTTGCAGCAGCTGCACCGGCGCGGTGTCGCCCACAACGACCTCGCCAAGGAAGCCAACTGGCTGGTGCTCGAGGACGGCCGCCCGGCGCTGATCGATTTCCAACTCGCCACCCGCGGCGATCCGCGCGCGCGGTGGATGCGCCTGCTGTTCCGCGAGGACCTGCGCCACCTGCTCAAGCACAAGCGCATGTACTGCCGCGAGGCGTTGACGCCGGTGGAGAAGCGACTGCTGAAGCGGCGCTCGTGGCTGCGCAACCTGTGGTTCCGCACCGGCAAGCCGGTCTACCGGGTGGTGACGCGACGCATCCTGCGCTGGGAAGACAACGAGGGGCAGGGGCCGAAGCCCTGAGCCGGCCTCACTCGAGGCCGAGCACCTGCTGGCCGGCGAAGTCCCGCTCGCCATCGAAATCGTAGGCGACCTGCAGGCGGCCAAGCACCGCGCAGGCGTGGCAGCTGCGCATCGCGGTGGCATAGACCAGGCGCACGCCGCCATCAGGCAGCGCCCGGCGCTCCACGAACTCCGCTGGCGCGAACGGGTGCGCATCGGGATGCGCGGCGAGAAAAGCCTCGATCGATGGCACCGACAGCGCGGAGTCGGCAAGGCTGTCGACGTCGGTGGGCCGGCCGTCGCGGTCGACCAGCCAGGTGCCGTGGTTGGTATTGGCGCGGAACGGGTACTCGATGGTCGCGATGCCGACGCCGTCGCGCTCATCCCAGGCCGATACGTAACCCGCCTCGCCGCGACCACGCAGCCGCTCGCTGGCGGCGATCGCGGCGGGTGTCGCATCGCTGGCGCGCATCGCGTCGAGCAGGCAGGTATCGATCGCAGTCGCGTCCTGGCGACACGCATCCACCGGGCCATTCCAGACCGCGTCCGGTCCAATCCCCAGCGGGCCTGTTGCGTCGCCTGCATGCGCGCCCTCGTGATCGGGCAGCGGCAACCGTGCGTTCGCCGCGTCGGTCACCGGCGTTTCCGGTGCAGGGTCGAGGCTCGCCTGCTGGCAGCCCAGCAGTGCCGCGGCGAGGAAACAGGCAAGCACCGTGGATCGCATGGGATGATGTCTCCAGCGGCGCCGCATGGCCGGCAACGCATCGAGTCTAGGCGGGCGCCGGGTCCCCGGCGTGAGGAGGTTGCATGGCGTCACTCGCGGGCAAGACCCTGTTTATTACCGGCGCATCGCGCGGCATCGGCATGGCCATCGCCGAGCGCGCGGCACGCGATGGCGCCAACGTGGCCATCGCAGCCAAATCCGACGTCGCCAACCCGCGCCTGCCGGGCACCAT
This portion of the Luteimonas yindakuii genome encodes:
- a CDS encoding LON peptidase substrate-binding domain-containing protein — translated: MTPSDGIAPLPLFPLTSVLLPGAATALRIFEPRYLDLVRDCGRNGSGFGVCLILEGSETGAPALPAAVGTLAVIEDFDRGADGLLVLRVRGERRFRVRHTRVRDNGLVVADVTWLADDETVRPRPEHMLLAELLRRMLEHAVGDSVVRIPEHRFEDAAWVGWRLAELLPLAEPERQALLQEDDIHARLQQLLEHVA
- a CDS encoding bifunctional DedA family/phosphatase PAP2 family protein gives rise to the protein MLSELFENTVGWIGEHPLAAGLVIFLIAFADSVIILGAVVPALPLLFAIGVLIGLGEISGPYAVACAALGAFAGDGISYWIGRRWGGSLRQVWPFQRYPQLLDRGEVLFRRNALKSIVIARYVGAIRPFVPAIAGIAKMPLRRYLPVSLLAAISWAALFLAPGWIFGASYDAVAAVADRLAIVLGALAVVLALAWALVVYTYRWFDTHANKLLARALAWSRAHPILGRYAGALIDPRRPESASLAILAVCLLAIAWAWFALLTTVLMRGEPLMIDLSVYETMIALRNPLADRLMAGFASIGDAVVLVPAAGLALLWLVWRRRFLAAAHWLAALAFGLVLTAGLEAVIDVPRPPTAHSGFGFPSMTVTMTTITFGFFAVLIARELPGRNRVWPYLVTGVTVSLLGFARIYLGAHWLSDVVGGVLLGVVWLLVLGLAYRRHVARSFWMRPLALLFYITFALAAAWHAPRAVDRLLGDFVPPPPGQVITEAEWWNTGWKALPSRRNERSADLRWPLDVQVAGPLAPLRGHLEQHGWVPQAQADWVAVLGLLDDDTPAARQPVLPAALDTEAEVLLMRRPVDAGREQVLRLWHAPALLEGGEPLWVGTVQTLDYTRPLFGLFGLWQPQTDAHDAWLALRADVAGLDTAEAVHPQSGVAVLRVRTRGAVDATPTTQ
- a CDS encoding serine/threonine protein kinase, giving the protein MTRSDAIELRALKADSFGRISLMGTPDGHRFVRRDLAHVPLWLRLPAWWLARREARALQAITGMPDTPALLDWTGRRLDRSFMAGDAMYQRPPRGDVAYFHQARRLLQQLHRRGVAHNDLAKEANWLVLEDGRPALIDFQLATRGDPRARWMRLLFREDLRHLLKHKRMYCREALTPVEKRLLKRRSWLRNLWFRTGKPVYRVVTRRILRWEDNEGQGPKP